A genome region from Bufo gargarizans isolate SCDJY-AF-19 chromosome 2, ASM1485885v1, whole genome shotgun sequence includes the following:
- the LOC122928502 gene encoding uncharacterized protein LOC122928502, translating into MLHGPTYLVSCCILLHLFSQAARSYISSLGLYIPTSLLSCCRFPNLYSRAAGSYISSLVLLVSTSLLSCCIFLHLFSRAAWSYISTLVLHVPTSLLLGCIFLHLFSWAAHSYISSLGLHIPTSLLLGCTFLHLFSWVVYSYISSLGLHIPTSLLLCCTFLHLFSWAAHSYISSLGLHIPTSLLLGCTFLHLFSWAAHSYISSLGLHIPTSLLLGCIFLHLFSWAAHSYISSLVLHIPTSLLLGCTFLHLFSWAAHSYISSLGLHIPTSFLLGCTFLHLFSWDAHSYISSLGLHIPTSLLLGLHIPTSLLLGCTLLHLFSWAAHYYISSLGLHIPTSLLLACAFLHLFFWAAHSYISSLGLHIPTSLLLGCTILHLFSWPAHSYISSLGLHIPTSLLLACTFLHLFSWPAHSYISSLGLHIPTSLLLGCIFLHLFSRAAWSYISTLVLQVPTSLLLGCIFLHLFSWAAHSYISSLGLHIPTSLLLGCTFLHLFSWVVYSYISSLGLHIPTSLLLCCTFLHLFSWAAHSYISSLGLHIPTSLLLGCTFLHLFSWAAHSYIFSLGLHIPTSLLLGCRFLHLFSWGCTFLHLFSWVAHYYISSLGLHVTTSLLLGCTFLHLFSWPAHSYISSFGLHIPTSLLLACTFLHLFSWAAQSYISSLGLHIPTSLLLACTFLHLFSWPAHSYISSLGLHIPTSLLLACAFLHLFSWAAHYYISSLGLHIPTSLLLGCTFLHLFSWPAHSYISSLGLHIPTSLLLACTFLHLFSWPAHSYISSLGLRIPTSLLLGCTLLHLFSWPAHSYISSLGLHNPTSLLLACTFLHLFSWLAHSYISSLGLHITTSLLLACTLLHLFSWAAHSYISTLVLHVPTSLLLGCIFLHLFSWAAHSYISSLGLYIPTSLLLGCIFLHLFSWAAHSYISSLGLHIPTSLLLGCTFLHLFSQSVHSRISSLSSITLPNCYLNTLTGCKL; encoded by the coding sequence ATGCTGCATGGCCCTACATATCTAGTCTCATGCTGCATACTCCTACATCTCTTCTCTCAGGCTGCACGTTCCTACATCTCGTCTCTTGGGTTGTATATTCCTACATCTCTTCTTTCGTGCTGCAGGTTTCCAAATCTCTACTCTCGTGCTGCAGGCTCCTACATCTCTTCTCTCGTGCTGCTGGTTTCTACATCTCTACTCTCGTGCTGCATATTCCTACATCTCTTCTCTCGTGCTGCATGGTCCTACATCTCTACTCTTGTATTGCACGTTCCTACATCTCTTCTCCTGGGCTGTATATTCCTACATCTCTTCTCTTGGGCTGCACATTCCTACATCTCTTCTCTTGGGCTGCACATTCCTACATCTCTTCTCTTGGGCTGCACATTCCTACATCTCTTCTCTTGGGTTGTATATTCCTACATCTCTTCTCTTGGGCTGCACATTCCTACATCTCTTCTCTTGTGCTGCACATTCCTACATCTCTTCTCTTGGGCTGCACATTCCTACATCTCTTCTCTTGGGCTGCACATTCCTACATCTCTTCTCTTGGGCTGCACATTCCTACATCTCTTCTCTTGGGCTGCACATTCCTACATCTCTTCTCTTGGGCTGCACATTCCTACATCTCTTCTCTTGGGTTGTATATTCCTACATCTCTTCTCTTGGGCTGCACATTCCTACATCTCTTCTCTTGTGCTGCACATTCCTACATCTCTTCTCTTGGGCTGCACATTCCTACATCTCTTCTCTTGGGCTGCACATTCCTACATCTCTTCTCTTGGGCTGCACATTCCTACATCTTTTCTCTTGGGCTGCACATTCCTACATCTTTTCTCTTGGGATGCACATTCCTACATCTCTTCTCTTGGGCTGCACATTCCTACATCTCTTCTCTTGGGGCTGCACATTCCTACATCTCTTCTCTTGGGTTGCACATTACTACATCTCTTCTCTTGGGCTGCACATTACTACATCTCTTCTCTTGGGCTGCACATTCCTACATCTCTTCTCTTGGCCTGCGCATTCCTACATCTCTTCTTTTGGGCTGCACATTCCTACATCTCTTCTCTTGGCCTGCACATTCCTACATCTCTTCTCTTGGGCTGCACAATCCTACATCTCTTCTCTTGGCCTGCACATTCCTACATCTCTTCTCTTGGCCTGCACATTCCTACATCTCTTCTCTTGGCCTGCACATTCCTACATCTCTTCTCTTGGCCTGCACATTCCTACATCTCTTCTCTTGGCTTGCACATTCCTACATCTCTTCTCTTGGGCTGCATATTCCTACATCTCTTCTCTCGTGCTGCATGGTCCTACATCTCTACTCTTGTATTGCAAGTTCCTACATCTCTTCTCCTGGGCTGTATATTCCTACATCTCTTCTCTTGGGCTGCACATTCCTACATCTCTTCTCTTGGGCTGCACATTCCTACATCTCTTCTCTTGGGCTGCACATTCCTACATCTCTTCTCTTGGGTTGTATATTCCTACATCTCTTCTCTTGGGCTGCACATTCCTACATCTCTTCTCTTGTGCTGCACATTCCTACATCTCTTCTCTTGGGCTGCACATTCCTACATCTCTTCTCTTGGGCTGCACATTCCTACATCTCTTCTCTTGGGCTGCACATTCCTACATCTTTTCTCTTGGGCTGCACATTCCTACATCTTTTCTCTTGGGCTGCACATTCCTACATCTCTTCTCTTGGGCTGCAGATTCCTACATCTCTTCTCTTGGGGCTGCACATTCCTACATCTCTTCTCTTGGGTTGCACATTACTACATCTCTTCTCTTGGGCTGCACGTTACTACATCTCTTCTCTTGGGCTGCACATTCCTACATCTCTTCTCTTGGCCTGCGCATTCCTACATCTCTTCTTTTGGGCTGCACATTCCTACATCTCTTCTCTTGGCCTGCACATTCCTACATCTCTTCTCTTGGGCTGCACAATCCTACATCTCTTCTCTTGGCCTGCACATTCCTACATCTCTTCTCTTGGCCTGCACATTCCTACATCTCTTCTCTTGGCCTGCACATTCCTACATCTCTTCTCTTGGCCTGCACATTCCTACATCTCTTCTCTTGGCTTGCGCATTCCTACATCTCTTCTCTTGGGCTGCACATTACTACATCTCTTCTCTTGGCCTGCACATTCCTACATCTCTTCTCTTGGGCTGCACATTCCTACATCTCTTCTCTTGGCCTGCACATTCCTACATCTCTTCTCTTGGCCTGCACATTCCTACATCTCTTCTCTTGGCCTGCACATTCCTACATCTCTTCTCTTGGCCTGCGCATTCCTACATCTCTTCTCTTGGCTTGCGCATTCCTACATCTCTTCTCTTGGGCTGCACATTACTACATCTCTTCTCTTGGCCTGCACATTCCTACATCTCTTCTCTTGGGCTGCACAATCCTACATCTCTTCTCTTGGCCTGCACATTCCTACATCTCTTCTCTTGGCTTGCACATTCCTACATCTCTTCTCTTGGGCTGCACATTACTACATCTCTTCTCTTGGCCTGCACATTACTACATCTCTTCTCTTGGGCTGCACATTCCTACATCTCTACTCTTGTATTGCACGTTCCTACATCTCTTCTCCTGGGCTGTATATTCCTACATCTCTTCTCTTGGGCTGCACATTCCTACATCTCTTCTCTTGGGCTGTACATTCCTACATCTCTTCTCTTGGGTTGTATATTCCTACATCTCTTCTCTTGGGCTGCACATTCCTACATCTCTTCTCTTGGGCTGCACATTCCTACATCTCTTCTCTTGGGCTGCACATTCCTACATCTCTTCTCCCAGTCTGTGCATTCCCGAATCTCTTCTCTCTCATCTATTACCCTCCCTAACTGTTATTTAAATACACTTACAGGGTGCAAGCTCTAG